Proteins co-encoded in one Deltaproteobacteria bacterium genomic window:
- a CDS encoding redoxin domain-containing protein: MPSVGEKAPAFSLPVSRDEKVSLSDYAGKKNVVLAFYPLDFTGGUQRELSNFEADKSSFEAKDAQVLSVSVDSVFAHQAFAEKMGGISFPMLSDFWPHGEVCEQYDCLRPQGFPKRAVFIIDKEGTVRYAKLYESGIPENQDLLAELDKL; this comes from the coding sequence ATGCCAAGTGTAGGGGAGAAGGCCCCAGCCTTCAGCCTGCCGGTGTCCCGGGACGAAAAGGTGTCCCTGAGCGACTACGCGGGCAAGAAGAACGTCGTGCTGGCGTTCTATCCGCTGGATTTCACCGGCGGCTGACAGAGGGAGTTGAGCAACTTCGAGGCTGACAAGAGCAGCTTCGAGGCCAAAGACGCTCAGGTGCTGAGCGTAAGCGTGGATTCGGTTTTCGCCCACCAGGCGTTCGCGGAGAAGATGGGCGGCATCAGCTTCCCGATGCTCTCCGATTTCTGGCCCCACGGGGAGGTCTGCGAGCAGTACGACTGCCTGCGCCCCCAGGGCTTTCCCAAGCGGGCGGTTTTCATCATCGACAAAGAGGGAACCGTGCGTTACGCCAAGCTCTACGAGAGCGGCATTCCCGAGAACCAGGACCTGCTGGCGGAGCTCGACAAGCTGTAG
- a CDS encoding NUDIX hydrolase: MATHDPHHHHGNHHHGGARYRFCPRCAGSLSPRVLKESEPERLVCDKCSFIFYQDPKVVAGAVCVLDGGVVLLRRGIEPAMGKWVFPGGYVDRGESTAEAAVRETREESHLEVVTRSLLGVYSYTGNPNVIIVYVADVVGGELAAGDESTEAGVFPPARIPWDELAFHSTTEALRDFGRLYWPEQMC; this comes from the coding sequence ATGGCGACTCACGACCCTCATCACCACCACGGAAACCACCACCACGGAGGAGCCCGCTACCGCTTCTGCCCGCGTTGCGCGGGGAGCCTGTCGCCGCGTGTCCTCAAGGAAAGCGAACCCGAGCGGCTGGTGTGCGACAAGTGCTCCTTCATCTTCTACCAGGACCCCAAGGTCGTGGCCGGCGCCGTGTGCGTGCTCGACGGCGGCGTCGTGCTGCTGCGCCGCGGCATCGAGCCCGCCATGGGCAAATGGGTCTTCCCGGGGGGCTACGTCGATCGCGGCGAGAGCACCGCCGAGGCGGCGGTGCGCGAGACTCGGGAGGAAAGCCACCTCGAGGTGGTGACCCGGTCGCTCCTGGGGGTCTATTCCTATACCGGGAACCCCAACGTCATCATCGTGTACGTGGCGGACGTCGTCGGCGGCGAACTGGCCGCGGGCGACGAGAGCACCGAGGCCGGGGTCTTCCCGCCCGCGCGCATACCCTGGGACGAACTCGCCTTCCACAGCACCACGGAAGCCCTCAGGGATTTCGGCCGTCTTTATTGGCCGGAACAAATGTGTTAA
- a CDS encoding pseudouridine synthase gives MERLQRIIAHAGLASRRQAEQWILEGRVTVNGERVLEVGTKADAARDNIRVNGRMLRPAPARVCLAFHKPAGVITTMRDTEGRPAVADYLRLAGYSAGVVPAGRLDYASSGLLLLTNDGDLAHRLTHPRYGVPKTYEVKLSGMPSEVQLERLRRGVRLDDGVTAPAAVRVARRLKQKVWLRVELREGRNREIRRMVEAVGHTVERLVRVRFGPIALGTLESGEIRPLTAEEETRLKRAVGLATPASAAPRKGKRKAG, from the coding sequence GTGGAACGCCTTCAGCGCATCATTGCCCACGCCGGACTCGCGTCCCGCCGCCAGGCGGAACAGTGGATTCTCGAAGGCCGCGTGACGGTCAACGGGGAGCGGGTCCTGGAGGTGGGCACCAAGGCGGACGCCGCCCGCGACAACATCCGGGTGAACGGACGGATGCTGCGGCCCGCTCCGGCGCGCGTCTGTCTCGCGTTCCACAAGCCCGCCGGCGTCATCACCACCATGCGCGACACGGAAGGGCGGCCCGCGGTGGCCGACTACCTGCGCCTGGCGGGTTACAGTGCGGGCGTCGTTCCGGCGGGCCGGCTGGACTACGCCAGCTCGGGTCTGTTGCTGCTCACCAACGACGGCGACCTGGCCCATCGCTTGACCCATCCCCGCTACGGCGTGCCCAAGACCTACGAGGTGAAGCTGAGCGGCATGCCGTCGGAAGTGCAACTGGAACGGCTGCGCCGGGGGGTACGGCTGGACGACGGCGTGACCGCGCCCGCGGCCGTGAGGGTCGCGCGGCGCCTCAAGCAGAAGGTATGGCTCCGGGTTGAGTTGCGCGAGGGCCGCAACCGGGAGATCCGGCGGATGGTGGAAGCGGTGGGCCACACCGTGGAGCGGCTCGTGCGCGTCCGCTTCGGCCCCATCGCCCTCGGTACCCTGGAGAGCGGCGAGATAAGGCCGCTCACGGCGGAAGAGGAGACTCGCCTTAAACGTGCCGTCGGACTGGCCACGCCGGCATCCGCGGCTCCCCGGAAAGGGAAGCGGAAGGCGGGCTGA
- the scpB gene encoding SMC-Scp complex subunit ScpB, whose translation MESERLRAVVESLLFAADGPVSAERLQNAVGEVPRKEIIDALEALRHEYEHTGRGLRLAEVANGYQLRTAKEHAEYVRRLTAVRPARMSRANLETLAIIAYRQPVTRAEIEEIRGVNVDGVVATLLERRMIRIVARKDVAGKPFLYGTTREFLEAFNLKDLASLPTLEEMEDMTWALRDTESSEGE comes from the coding sequence ATGGAGAGTGAGCGGCTGCGGGCGGTTGTCGAGAGCCTCCTTTTCGCTGCCGACGGGCCGGTGTCCGCGGAGCGGCTGCAGAACGCGGTGGGCGAGGTTCCGCGCAAGGAGATCATCGATGCGCTGGAAGCCCTGCGCCACGAGTACGAGCATACGGGCCGGGGGTTGCGCTTGGCGGAGGTCGCCAACGGTTACCAGTTGCGCACCGCCAAGGAGCACGCCGAATACGTGCGCCGGCTCACCGCGGTCAGGCCCGCGCGCATGAGCCGGGCCAACCTGGAGACCCTGGCCATCATCGCCTACAGGCAGCCCGTGACCCGCGCGGAGATCGAAGAGATCCGCGGCGTCAACGTCGACGGCGTCGTGGCCACGCTGCTGGAGCGCCGCATGATCCGCATCGTGGCGCGCAAGGACGTGGCCGGCAAGCCGTTCCTCTACGGCACCACCCGCGAGTTCCTGGAAGCCTTCAACCTGAAGGACCTGGCGAGCCTCCCGACCCTGGAAGAGATGGAGGACATGACCTGGGCGCTGCGCGACACCGAGTCTTCGGAGGGGGAGTGA
- a CDS encoding segregation/condensation protein A produces the protein MAVQVQLKIYEGPLDLLLHLIRKNEISIVDIPIASITEQYLACLELMQGLDLDLSGEYLVMAATLLHIKSKTLLPPEEEEGEDDDEGLDSREALVRRLLEYERFKNAARELEEREILNRDVFARRGRSTPVTEVSFEQLSVFDLVSALQKVLERFPGPSVHTVVQETASVRERMTHILDTLHRRSSVRFHDLFDAARSRMDVVVTFLALLELIRIRAVHAVQKERLGPIVMEPMLSLSEASAALEAESREGDYGE, from the coding sequence ATGGCGGTACAAGTCCAACTGAAGATCTACGAAGGCCCGTTGGACCTGCTGCTCCACCTCATCCGCAAGAACGAGATCAGCATCGTCGACATCCCCATCGCGTCCATCACCGAGCAGTACCTCGCCTGCCTGGAGTTGATGCAGGGTCTCGACCTCGACCTGTCCGGAGAGTACCTGGTCATGGCGGCGACGCTCCTCCATATCAAGTCCAAGACCCTGCTGCCGCCGGAGGAGGAAGAGGGCGAGGACGACGACGAGGGCCTCGACAGCCGCGAGGCGCTGGTCCGCCGTCTGCTGGAATACGAGCGCTTCAAGAACGCCGCGCGGGAACTCGAAGAGCGCGAGATCCTGAACCGCGACGTGTTCGCCCGCCGGGGACGGTCCACCCCGGTCACGGAGGTCAGCTTCGAGCAGCTCTCCGTGTTCGACCTGGTATCCGCGCTGCAAAAGGTGCTGGAACGGTTCCCGGGACCGTCGGTGCACACGGTGGTGCAGGAAACGGCGTCCGTACGCGAGCGCATGACGCATATCCTCGATACCCTGCACCGCCGGTCGTCGGTGCGGTTCCACGATCTGTTCGACGCGGCGCGCTCGCGCATGGACGTGGTGGTCACTTTCCTGGCGCTGCTGGAGCTCATCCGCATCCGCGCGGTGCACGCGGTGCAGAAAGAACGCCTGGGTCCCATCGTGATGGAGCCCATGCTGTCCCTCTCCGAGGCCAGCGCGGCCCTGGAGGCGGAGTCGCGGGAGGGTGACTATGGAGAGTGA
- the trpS gene encoding tryptophan--tRNA ligase translates to MQTIVSGARPTGLLHLGHLHGALRNWARLQESYRCFFFVADWHALTTDYQSPDAIREGTEAMVAEWLSVGLDPARCTIFRQSDIKEHAELHLLLSMLTPVSWLERNPTYKEQMRELSERDLSTYGFLGYPVLQAADIIMYKAHRVPVGVDQAPHVELTREIVRRFNSFYGPIFPEPEVLLTETQRLPGLDGRKMSKSYGNSVLLSDPPETIERKLSRMVTDTARARRTDPGEPEKCPAFNLHKIYCTPEEIEEVSEGCRSAGIGCLDCKKVMIRHVVDDLAPFREKKAEYEKHPDDIRDVIAEGNRVAGEQAAATMSEVRSALTL, encoded by the coding sequence ATGCAAACCATCGTAAGCGGGGCGCGCCCCACCGGACTTCTGCACCTCGGCCATCTCCATGGGGCCCTGCGCAACTGGGCCAGGCTGCAGGAGAGCTATCGCTGCTTCTTCTTCGTCGCCGACTGGCACGCGCTCACCACCGACTACCAGTCGCCGGACGCCATCCGGGAAGGCACCGAGGCCATGGTGGCGGAGTGGTTGAGCGTCGGCCTCGACCCCGCCAGGTGCACCATCTTCCGCCAGTCGGACATCAAGGAGCACGCGGAGCTGCACCTGCTGCTGTCCATGCTGACGCCGGTTTCCTGGCTGGAACGGAACCCCACGTACAAGGAACAGATGCGCGAGTTGAGCGAGCGCGACCTCTCCACCTACGGTTTCCTCGGCTATCCCGTGCTCCAGGCCGCCGACATCATCATGTACAAGGCGCACCGCGTGCCCGTGGGAGTGGACCAGGCGCCCCACGTGGAGCTGACGCGGGAGATCGTGCGGCGCTTCAACAGCTTCTACGGTCCGATCTTCCCCGAGCCCGAGGTGCTGCTCACGGAAACCCAGCGGCTGCCGGGCCTGGACGGGCGCAAGATGAGCAAGAGCTACGGCAACTCCGTGCTGCTCTCGGACCCGCCGGAGACCATCGAGCGCAAGCTGAGCCGCATGGTGACCGACACCGCGCGCGCCCGGCGCACCGACCCGGGCGAGCCGGAGAAGTGTCCGGCCTTCAACCTGCACAAGATCTACTGCACCCCGGAGGAGATCGAAGAGGTGTCGGAGGGATGCCGGAGCGCCGGCATCGGCTGCCTGGACTGCAAGAAGGTGATGATCCGCCACGTCGTCGACGACCTCGCCCCCTTCCGGGAGAAGAAGGCCGAATACGAGAAGCATCCGGACGACATCCGCGACGTGATCGCGGAAGGCAACCGGGTGGCGGGCGAGCAGGCCGCCGCGACCATGAGCGAGGTGCGCTCGGCGTTGACGCTCTGA
- a CDS encoding site-2 protease family protein produces MPQDFLWQLSIWAFPVLVAIVFHEVAHGWVACRLGDPTAAIMGRLTLNPISHIDIVGTVLLPALLIWAGGPVFGYAKPVPVNFDNLRDPRRDMVRVALAGPGTNILLALLSLIVVKLIIMSGGAVAGTVSSYLWYMALTSVRINVMLAVFNIMPVPPLDGGRVLVGLLPEPQASLVDRIEPFGFIIVVALLMVGALDYTLVPIMDFVIWFLAVIVGVV; encoded by the coding sequence ATGCCTCAAGACTTCCTGTGGCAGCTCTCAATCTGGGCATTCCCCGTGCTCGTCGCCATCGTCTTTCACGAGGTGGCGCACGGGTGGGTGGCCTGCCGGCTGGGAGACCCTACGGCTGCCATCATGGGACGGCTGACGCTCAATCCCATCTCTCACATCGACATCGTCGGCACGGTTTTGTTGCCCGCGCTGCTCATCTGGGCGGGCGGCCCGGTCTTCGGTTACGCCAAGCCCGTGCCGGTCAATTTCGACAACCTCCGGGACCCTCGCCGCGACATGGTTCGCGTGGCCCTGGCCGGGCCGGGCACCAATATCCTCCTGGCGCTGTTGAGCCTGATCGTGGTGAAGCTCATCATCATGAGCGGCGGCGCCGTCGCCGGCACGGTGTCCTCCTACCTGTGGTACATGGCGCTGACCAGCGTGCGCATCAACGTGATGCTGGCGGTGTTCAACATCATGCCCGTGCCGCCGCTGGACGGAGGCCGGGTGCTGGTGGGCCTTTTGCCGGAGCCCCAGGCCTCCCTGGTGGACCGTATCGAGCCCTTCGGGTTCATCATCGTGGTGGCGCTGCTGATGGTGGGAGCGCTCGACTACACCCTCGTGCCGATCATGGACTTCGTGATCTGGTTTCTGGCCGTCATCGTCGGAGTCGTGTAA
- the xerD gene encoding site-specific tyrosine recombinase XerD, with protein sequence MTDELTRHVDQYLEMAAVERGLSANTLEAYSRDLNRLADFLAKRNVAGWGGATRWDLRAYIAEVRGAGLSELSVTRLLGSMRRFFRFLLKEEVIAADPVPDFSSRGAAGRLPETLGPEDMRALLEQPDEAKPLGARDRAMLELLYGSGLRVTELVSLTLQQVNLDGSYLTVRGKGAKVRLVPFGRHARDCLQRYLRDVRPLFLRDRYSDYVFLSRSGKPLTRQGFWKLLRGYALRAGLQHRVTPHTLRHSFATHLLEGGADLRAVQSMLGHSDITTTQIYTHVSRSRVKQVHRRFHPREAPDGEN encoded by the coding sequence ATGACGGATGAGCTGACCCGGCACGTGGACCAGTACCTGGAGATGGCCGCGGTGGAGCGGGGCCTGTCGGCCAATACCCTGGAGGCCTACAGCCGCGACCTGAACCGCCTGGCGGATTTCCTCGCCAAACGCAACGTGGCCGGCTGGGGCGGCGCCACCCGGTGGGACTTGCGCGCCTACATCGCCGAAGTGCGCGGCGCCGGCCTGAGCGAGCTGTCCGTGACGCGGCTGCTGGGCAGCATGCGGCGGTTCTTCCGCTTCCTGCTGAAGGAAGAGGTGATCGCCGCCGATCCGGTGCCCGACTTCTCGTCCCGCGGCGCCGCCGGGCGCCTGCCCGAGACCCTGGGGCCGGAGGACATGCGCGCGCTCCTGGAACAGCCGGACGAGGCGAAGCCGCTGGGGGCGCGGGACCGGGCCATGCTCGAGCTGCTCTACGGCAGCGGGCTGCGGGTCACGGAACTGGTCTCCCTGACGCTGCAGCAGGTCAACCTCGACGGCAGTTACCTGACGGTCAGGGGAAAGGGCGCCAAGGTGCGGCTGGTCCCCTTCGGCCGCCATGCGCGCGATTGCCTCCAGCGCTACCTGCGCGACGTGCGTCCGCTCTTCCTGCGCGACCGCTACAGCGATTACGTGTTCCTGTCGCGTTCGGGCAAGCCGCTCACGCGGCAGGGATTCTGGAAGCTCTTGCGGGGCTATGCCTTGCGCGCGGGGCTGCAGCACCGGGTGACCCCTCACACCCTGCGGCACTCCTTCGCCACGCACCTGCTGGAGGGCGGCGCCGATCTGCGCGCCGTGCAGTCCATGCTGGGCCATTCCGACATCACCACCACGCAGATCTACACCCACGTGAGCCGTAGCCGCGTCAAGCAGGTGCACCGGCGCTTCCACCCGCGCGAGGCCCCGGACGGGGAGAATTGA
- the glnD gene encoding [protein-PII] uridylyltransferase has protein sequence MTLQTPAPEAGSGRVDAERESPWRGLLDECLEGGESGEGVRAYVARGRQLLLAAHRGGASGTEVVRRRGAMMDGLLGRLFEHAERDHGTRFPALRGRCAVVAQGGYGRGELNPCSDIDILFLYGWRAAGYVEFVTERILYPLWDAGLTVGHATRTVTECARRARDDDVIRTALVDARYVCGDARLARDLEQVVSRQLGGGSGESFVQQKMAEHHRRHQQYGESVFLLEPDVKEGQGGLRDIHGALWVARAKCGAGRVEDLPKAGLLDNRDAATLESARDFLWRTRNELHFLAGRHQDRLTFESQEQAARGLGFTGEARLSEVETFMRSYYRHAEEVSRLSSLVIHRAVDHDPTRRRRVRPGRELRPGVRVTGGTLALAPGNGRSGPEELLEIFVDLQRHRLELGHDSRALIRARTEAAGAALASSREANRRFLDILRGSDWIYETLLEMHRTGVLDALIPEFGRVRCMALHDLYHIYTVDQHLMRAVKEFERLRSGEFEESLPRLSQLAREAERPEVLILGILFHDVGKGQGGNHSERGRRMALAAAARMGLNEDEQELLSFLVLHHLLLTGTAFRRDIEDEKTVADLAGTMDGAENLKALYLLTYSDMRAVGPDVWNNWKGSLLEQLFNRTLHVLEEREKGESPAPDRDLKVRRVQDRLLARLAADPSEEVRREFIDAMPRRYFLTTPEEAMPSHYRLLRRLGDEPFLADVRHHPEHGHSEVAICARDQAGLFASIAGVFAAMELNVLSARINTRGDGLILDVFRISHQGQAQVVMDPEKWTRMEAILKRVLRGEVDVAELVARSRRSLALRPVVKASTHVRWDNEASDDFTIIEVYTEDRAGVLFTITYWLSNLAFAIHLAKISTDVDRVADVFYVADAHGRKVLDEGRLRELREALHRELEPRHDG, from the coding sequence ATGACGTTGCAAACCCCGGCGCCGGAGGCCGGCTCCGGCCGCGTGGACGCGGAGCGGGAGTCTCCCTGGCGCGGGCTCCTGGACGAATGCCTGGAAGGCGGGGAGTCCGGGGAAGGCGTGCGCGCCTACGTTGCCCGTGGACGGCAACTCCTGCTGGCCGCGCATCGCGGCGGCGCCTCGGGCACGGAGGTGGTGCGGCGGCGCGGGGCGATGATGGACGGCCTCCTGGGACGGTTGTTCGAGCACGCGGAAAGGGACCACGGCACGCGCTTTCCGGCCCTCCGCGGCCGTTGCGCGGTGGTCGCCCAGGGAGGCTACGGCAGGGGTGAATTGAACCCGTGTTCGGACATCGACATCCTGTTCCTGTACGGCTGGCGCGCGGCCGGTTACGTGGAGTTCGTCACCGAGCGCATCCTCTATCCCTTGTGGGACGCCGGCCTTACCGTGGGCCACGCCACGCGCACGGTGACGGAATGCGCGCGGCGCGCGCGCGACGACGATGTCATCCGCACGGCGCTGGTGGACGCGCGCTACGTCTGCGGCGACGCGCGCCTGGCGCGGGACCTGGAGCAGGTGGTGTCACGACAGCTCGGCGGCGGCTCGGGGGAGAGCTTCGTGCAACAGAAGATGGCCGAACACCACCGGCGCCACCAGCAGTACGGCGAGTCGGTGTTCCTGCTGGAGCCGGACGTCAAGGAGGGCCAGGGTGGCCTGCGGGACATTCACGGCGCCTTGTGGGTGGCCCGCGCCAAGTGCGGCGCCGGCCGCGTCGAGGACCTGCCCAAGGCCGGCCTGCTGGACAACCGCGACGCGGCGACGCTGGAGAGCGCGCGGGACTTCCTGTGGCGCACGCGCAACGAACTGCATTTCCTGGCCGGCCGGCATCAGGACCGCCTCACCTTCGAGTCCCAGGAGCAGGCAGCCCGCGGGCTGGGATTTACCGGAGAGGCCCGCTTGAGCGAGGTGGAGACCTTCATGCGCAGCTACTACCGGCACGCCGAGGAGGTGAGCCGGCTGTCGTCGCTCGTGATCCACCGGGCGGTGGACCACGACCCCACGCGGCGCCGGCGCGTGCGTCCGGGACGCGAGTTGCGCCCCGGCGTGCGCGTCACCGGGGGCACGCTGGCGCTGGCGCCGGGTAACGGCCGAAGCGGCCCGGAGGAACTGCTGGAGATCTTCGTGGACCTGCAGCGGCACCGCCTCGAACTTGGGCACGATTCGCGCGCGCTGATCCGCGCCCGGACCGAGGCCGCTGGCGCGGCGCTGGCGTCGTCGCGCGAGGCCAACCGGCGTTTCCTCGACATCCTGCGGGGCAGCGACTGGATCTACGAAACGCTGCTGGAGATGCACCGCACCGGCGTGCTCGACGCCCTGATCCCCGAGTTCGGACGCGTGCGCTGCATGGCGCTGCACGACCTCTATCACATCTATACCGTGGACCAGCACCTCATGCGCGCGGTGAAGGAGTTCGAGCGGCTGCGCTCGGGAGAGTTCGAGGAGTCGCTGCCGCGGCTGTCGCAGCTCGCCCGGGAGGCGGAGCGGCCGGAGGTGCTGATCCTGGGGATCCTGTTCCACGATGTCGGCAAGGGCCAGGGGGGCAACCACTCGGAGCGGGGCCGGCGCATGGCGCTGGCGGCCGCGGCGCGCATGGGCCTCAACGAGGACGAGCAGGAGCTGTTGTCGTTCCTGGTGCTTCACCACCTGCTCCTGACCGGCACGGCGTTTCGCCGCGACATCGAGGACGAGAAGACCGTGGCGGACCTGGCCGGCACCATGGACGGGGCGGAAAACCTCAAGGCGCTGTACCTGCTCACGTACTCGGACATGCGGGCGGTGGGGCCGGATGTATGGAACAACTGGAAGGGTTCGCTGCTGGAGCAGCTCTTCAACCGGACGCTGCACGTGCTGGAGGAGCGCGAGAAGGGCGAGTCGCCCGCGCCCGACCGCGATCTCAAGGTGCGGCGCGTCCAGGACCGGCTGCTGGCGCGGCTCGCGGCGGATCCTTCGGAGGAGGTGCGGCGGGAATTCATCGACGCCATGCCCCGGCGCTACTTCCTCACCACCCCCGAGGAGGCCATGCCGTCCCACTACCGGCTCCTGCGGCGCCTCGGCGACGAACCCTTCCTGGCCGATGTGCGCCATCATCCCGAGCACGGCCACAGCGAGGTGGCCATCTGCGCGCGCGACCAGGCCGGGCTCTTCGCGTCCATCGCCGGCGTCTTCGCGGCCATGGAGCTGAACGTGCTGAGCGCGCGCATCAACACGCGCGGCGACGGGCTGATCCTCGACGTGTTCCGGATCTCGCACCAGGGCCAGGCCCAGGTGGTCATGGATCCGGAGAAGTGGACGCGCATGGAGGCGATCCTGAAACGGGTGCTGCGGGGCGAAGTGGACGTCGCCGAACTGGTGGCCCGCTCGCGCCGTTCCCTGGCGCTGAGGCCGGTGGTCAAGGCGTCCACCCACGTGCGCTGGGACAACGAAGCCTCCGACGACTTCACCATCATCGAGGTCTACACCGAGGACCGCGCGGGCGTCCTCTTCACCATCACCTACTGGCTCTCGAACCTGGCCTTCGCCATCCATCTGGCCAAGATCTCCACCGACGTCGACCGCGTGGCCGACGTCTTCTACGTGGCGGACGCGCACGGCCGCAAGGTCCTGGACGAGGGCCGGCTGCGGGAGCTGCGCGAGGCGCTCCACCGGGAGTTGGAGCCGCGGCATGACGGATGA
- a CDS encoding N-acetylmuramoyl-L-alanine amidase, producing the protein MARLLSLLVVLCIILPAVAADAAARLTRVRHLSGLNYTRVILDVTHPVKYSVHTLAPVPAKGLPPRIYLDLAATGLSTRRTRVDIDDRLVRRVRLNQFKPGVARVVLDLKHPGTHDAVLMANPHRIVIDVERRAGRAGRRHLAVRKIVLDPGHGGKDPGAVGAGGLREKDVVLRVARTLAPRLRQEMGVDVVLTRNRDVFVPLKERTAIANREKADLFLSIHSNASANRRAGGLETYYLDKTTDEATLKLAARENRTARRNLTDLQIMLSDLKLNVYLPDSISLASHLQSSLVRKTRPRYPRAKDLGVKKGLFYVLVGARMPAALAELFFVSNRREARELRRPEMRKAIVDGLSGGIRNYADGLRKREVP; encoded by the coding sequence TTGGCGCGTCTCCTGTCCTTGCTGGTCGTGCTTTGCATCATCCTCCCGGCGGTCGCGGCCGACGCGGCGGCGCGTCTGACGCGTGTGCGCCATCTTTCCGGGCTGAATTACACGCGGGTCATCCTCGACGTGACCCACCCGGTCAAGTACTCCGTCCACACCCTGGCGCCGGTGCCGGCCAAGGGGCTTCCGCCGCGCATCTACCTGGACCTCGCCGCGACCGGCCTGAGCACGCGGCGGACCCGTGTCGACATCGACGACCGCCTGGTGCGGCGGGTCCGGCTCAATCAGTTCAAGCCCGGCGTCGCGCGCGTGGTCCTCGACCTCAAGCACCCCGGCACTCACGATGCCGTGCTCATGGCCAACCCGCATCGGATCGTCATCGACGTGGAGCGTCGCGCGGGCAGGGCCGGACGCCGCCATCTCGCGGTGCGGAAGATCGTGCTGGATCCGGGCCACGGGGGCAAGGACCCGGGCGCCGTCGGGGCCGGCGGCCTGCGGGAGAAAGACGTGGTGCTGCGGGTCGCACGGACCTTGGCGCCCCGGCTGCGGCAAGAGATGGGGGTGGACGTCGTGCTGACCCGGAATCGGGACGTGTTCGTGCCGCTGAAGGAACGCACGGCCATAGCCAACCGGGAGAAGGCGGACCTGTTTCTCTCGATCCACTCCAATGCCAGCGCCAACCGGCGTGCCGGGGGGCTCGAGACCTACTACCTGGACAAGACCACCGACGAGGCGACCCTGAAGCTGGCGGCGCGGGAAAACCGCACCGCGCGCCGCAACCTCACGGACCTGCAGATCATGCTGAGCGACCTCAAGCTGAACGTATACCTGCCGGATTCCATCAGCCTGGCGAGCCATCTGCAGTCCTCGCTGGTGAGGAAGACCCGTCCGCGCTATCCGCGCGCCAAGGACCTGGGCGTCAAGAAGGGTCTCTTCTACGTGCTGGTGGGGGCGCGCATGCCCGCGGCGCTGGCGGAACTGTTCTTCGTGAGCAACCGGCGCGAGGCGCGGGAGCTGCGGCGCCCGGAGATGCGCAAGGCCATCGTCGACGGATTATCGGGAGGCATAAGGAACTACGCCGACGGACTGCGCAAGAGGGAGGTTCCATGA